Proteins encoded in a region of the Mucilaginibacter sabulilitoris genome:
- a CDS encoding UpxY family transcription antiterminator — protein MEPKQLHEKKWLVVYTRPRWEKKVDTLLKRQGIESYCPVRQVQSQWADRKKEVNLPIFNSYVFVRVNLREESMVLYCMGVMGYVYYMQRPAVVRDNVIEEIKRNLTLYKDLEVINLQDISVGDRVLVKQGAFADQPGQVVQIQGKNVLMIFDNIHCALVTRVPFQHIAINNLKQNNKNATK, from the coding sequence ATGGAACCTAAACAATTACATGAAAAAAAATGGCTGGTAGTTTACACAAGGCCCAGATGGGAAAAGAAGGTTGACACATTGTTAAAACGGCAGGGCATTGAATCATACTGCCCGGTAAGGCAGGTTCAGAGCCAATGGGCCGACCGCAAAAAAGAAGTTAACCTCCCCATATTCAATTCGTACGTTTTTGTTCGGGTTAACCTTCGCGAAGAGTCAATGGTGCTGTACTGCATGGGGGTTATGGGCTACGTTTATTATATGCAAAGACCCGCTGTTGTGCGGGATAATGTTATTGAAGAGATTAAAAGGAACCTAACCCTTTATAAAGATTTAGAGGTCATTAATCTGCAGGATATATCAGTGGGCGACCGTGTGCTGGTAAAACAAGGTGCTTTTGCCGACCAGCCGGGCCAGGTAGTTCAAATACAAGGTAAAAATGTGCTCATGATTTTTGACAACATCCACTGCGCACTGGTAACACGAGTGCCATTTCAACACATCGCTATAAACAACCTTAAACAGAATAATAAAAATGCTACAAAATAA